In one window of Methanoculleus chikugoensis DNA:
- a CDS encoding iron ABC transporter substrate-binding protein, protein MPPFRYRGGLTAAVLAALVLVMLAAGCTGTGTVQGGTGETVTITDGFGRTVTVPSPPESVVSSGSGCLRYLVYLQSQDLTVGVDDIEKKDQTIEGRPYALAYGSQFKNLPLIGEFRGKDDPEKILGIGPAVVFKTGSTGTAYGTSAAEADKLQEKTGIPVVAFPYGSLRNDAEKAEMYTGLRTMGEVLGKQGRAEEVIAYIEATIADLEARTADIPEADQKTVYIGGVSSAGAHGIISTEPAYPPFSWVNTKNVAAGLGTAHADVAKEALVDWDPDYLFIDVGTIQMESDGAIGELKTDPALKGLTATKEGRVYGVLPYNFYSTNYETVLANAYFIGKTLYPDRFEDVDPEEKADEIYTFFIGKPVFDEHKNQYRNLGFAEITL, encoded by the coding sequence ATGCCACCGTTCCGATATAGAGGGGGCCTCACAGCCGCAGTGCTTGCGGCCCTCGTTCTTGTCATGCTTGCCGCCGGGTGCACCGGCACCGGGACCGTCCAGGGCGGCACCGGCGAAACCGTCACGATCACCGACGGGTTCGGCCGGACGGTCACCGTTCCTTCGCCGCCGGAGAGCGTCGTCAGTTCGGGTTCCGGGTGTCTCCGTTACCTCGTCTACCTGCAGAGCCAGGACCTCACCGTCGGCGTCGACGACATCGAAAAGAAAGATCAGACGATAGAAGGCCGGCCCTACGCCCTCGCCTACGGGTCACAGTTCAAGAACCTCCCCCTGATCGGTGAGTTCCGGGGCAAGGACGACCCGGAGAAGATCCTCGGGATCGGTCCCGCGGTCGTCTTCAAGACAGGGTCCACCGGAACGGCATACGGTACCAGTGCAGCCGAAGCCGACAAACTCCAGGAGAAGACCGGGATCCCGGTCGTGGCGTTCCCCTACGGCTCGCTGCGGAACGACGCCGAAAAGGCCGAGATGTACACCGGGCTCCGCACGATGGGCGAGGTTCTCGGGAAACAGGGCCGCGCCGAAGAGGTGATTGCCTACATCGAGGCGACGATCGCCGACCTTGAAGCCCGGACCGCCGATATCCCCGAAGCCGACCAGAAGACGGTCTACATCGGCGGTGTCTCCTCGGCAGGCGCCCACGGCATCATCTCCACCGAACCGGCCTACCCGCCGTTTTCTTGGGTGAATACAAAGAACGTCGCGGCCGGACTCGGCACGGCTCACGCGGACGTCGCGAAAGAGGCGCTCGTCGATTGGGATCCCGACTATCTCTTCATTGACGTCGGCACGATCCAGATGGAGAGCGACGGGGCGATCGGGGAACTGAAGACCGATCCCGCGCTCAAGGGACTTACTGCCACAAAGGAAGGCCGGGTCTACGGTGTTCTCCCATATAACTTCTACAGCACGAACTACGAGACCGTGCTTGCCAACGCCTACTTCATCGGCAAGACCCTCTACCCCGACCGGTTCGAGGATGTTGACCCCGAGGAAAAAGCGGACGAGATCTACACCTTCTTCATCGGGAAACCAGTCTTTGATGAACACAAAAATCAGTATCGGAACCTCGGGTTCGCGGAGATCACGCTGTAG
- a CDS encoding FecCD family ABC transporter permease has product MHFADGAIPTDYVGYVRRKHLWILGGVVLLFILLIVSISVGAVSIPPYEVFLSIVNGIVDRIHLLLNPGTVLNPTSTDRIVWNIRLPQALAAIVAGVGLSVAGVAMQSILRNPLGSPFTLGISNAGAFGAAVSVIVLGTGQMHSTVADAVTLNNPYVTTLVAFIFCLLATAVILLISRIRGASPEVMVLAGVALSSLFTAGTMFLQYFADDTQLAAVVFWTFGDVGRASWQELGIMAFVTTAASLYFIANRWNYNAIDAGDETAKGLGVSVERVRDVGMVVAALVSAVIVSFLGVIGFVGLVCPHMMRRLIGDDQRYLIPGSCVMGGLLLLASDTVARIIVAPYILPVAVLTAFLGAPVFIYLLLRGYRR; this is encoded by the coding sequence ATGCACTTTGCAGACGGGGCCATCCCCACGGACTACGTGGGCTACGTCCGCCGAAAGCACCTCTGGATACTCGGGGGGGTGGTCCTCCTCTTTATCCTCCTGATCGTATCCATATCGGTCGGTGCGGTCAGCATCCCCCCGTACGAGGTCTTCCTCTCCATCGTGAACGGTATCGTCGACCGGATACACCTGCTCCTCAACCCCGGCACCGTTCTCAACCCCACCAGCACCGACCGGATCGTCTGGAACATCCGCCTCCCGCAGGCGCTTGCCGCGATCGTCGCCGGGGTGGGGCTCTCGGTGGCGGGGGTCGCCATGCAGTCGATCCTCCGTAACCCGCTCGGCTCGCCGTTCACGCTCGGCATCTCGAACGCCGGGGCATTCGGGGCTGCCGTCTCGGTCATCGTCCTCGGCACCGGACAGATGCATTCCACGGTCGCCGACGCCGTCACCCTGAACAACCCCTACGTGACGACGCTGGTTGCGTTCATCTTCTGTCTCCTTGCGACGGCCGTGATCCTGCTCATATCCCGGATACGCGGGGCGTCTCCTGAGGTGATGGTCCTCGCCGGCGTCGCCCTCTCCTCGCTCTTCACGGCGGGGACGATGTTTCTGCAGTACTTCGCCGACGACACCCAGCTCGCCGCCGTCGTCTTCTGGACGTTCGGCGACGTCGGCCGGGCCAGCTGGCAGGAACTCGGGATCATGGCCTTTGTCACGACAGCGGCCTCGCTCTACTTCATCGCGAACCGCTGGAACTACAACGCGATCGACGCGGGCGATGAGACCGCGAAAGGCCTCGGTGTCAGCGTTGAGCGGGTTCGCGACGTCGGGATGGTCGTCGCGGCGCTCGTATCCGCCGTGATCGTCTCGTTCCTCGGGGTCATCGGATTTGTGGGGCTCGTCTGCCCGCATATGATGAGGAGGCTCATCGGCGACGACCAGCGCTACCTGATCCCGGGCTCCTGCGTGATGGGCGGGCTCCTCCTCCTCGCTTCGGACACGGTCGCCCGGATCATCGTGGCTCCCTACATCCTCCCGGTAGCCGTGCTCACGGCGTTTTTGGGCGCACCGGTCTTCATCTACCTGCTCCTGCGGGGGTACCGGCGATGA
- a CDS encoding ABC transporter ATP-binding protein — translation MILDVDGVAFNYRSAPVIRDITFELSPHQILAILGPNGVGKTTLLKCMNTILRPKAGSVLIEGADLLAADRMEIARKVGYVPQRCEAGRMTVFDAVLLGRRPHIGWDVTDKDIRIVEAAIRMLHLETLSLRYIDEMSGGELQKVSIARALVQEPRVLLLDEPTSSLDLKNQIEILGIVRHVTAEHDVAAVMTMHDLNMALRYADRFILLKDGVIHAAGGPDVVTPGTIEAVYGVSVTVERYNGFRFVVPLEPGSA, via the coding sequence ATGATCCTCGACGTCGACGGCGTGGCGTTCAACTACCGGAGCGCCCCGGTCATCCGGGATATCACGTTCGAACTCTCGCCCCACCAGATCCTCGCGATCCTGGGGCCGAACGGTGTCGGGAAGACGACGCTCCTGAAGTGCATGAACACCATCCTGCGGCCGAAGGCCGGATCCGTCCTCATCGAGGGGGCGGATCTCCTCGCCGCGGACAGGATGGAGATCGCCCGGAAGGTCGGCTATGTCCCGCAACGGTGCGAGGCCGGCCGGATGACCGTCTTTGACGCCGTCCTCCTCGGCCGGCGGCCGCATATCGGGTGGGACGTGACGGATAAGGATATCCGGATCGTCGAGGCGGCGATCCGGATGCTTCACCTCGAAACTCTTTCACTCCGCTACATCGACGAGATGAGCGGCGGAGAACTCCAGAAGGTGAGCATCGCGAGAGCCCTCGTGCAGGAGCCCCGGGTGCTGCTCCTCGACGAACCGACGAGCAGCCTCGATCTCAAGAACCAGATCGAGATCCTCGGGATCGTCCGGCATGTGACGGCGGAGCACGACGTCGCCGCGGTGATGACGATGCACGACCTGAACATGGCGCTCCGCTACGCCGACCGGTTCATTCTCTTAAAGGACGGGGTCATCCATGCCGCAGGGGGCCCCGACGTGGTGACGCCAGGGACCATCGAGGCGGTCTACGGCGTCTCCGTGACGGTCGAACGCTACAACGGGTTCCGCTTCGTCGTGCCCCTGGAACCGGGGAGCGCCTGA
- a CDS encoding DUF1622 domain-containing protein: MLETFIGITGTVLGTFGALFIAYGAAIAMVELLARETRIRKQSYRDIRWTFTTRILIGLEFFVAADVIKTILEPTFQDLIILGSLVTIRTIVGYFLGKEVKELPEERKM, translated from the coding sequence GTGCTTGAGACGTTCATCGGAATCACCGGGACGGTCCTCGGGACGTTCGGGGCGCTCTTCATCGCCTACGGGGCAGCGATCGCGATGGTCGAACTCCTGGCGCGGGAGACACGCATCCGGAAACAGAGTTACCGCGACATCCGGTGGACGTTCACCACGCGCATCCTGATCGGCCTTGAGTTCTTCGTTGCCGCGGACGTCATCAAGACAATCCTCGAACCGACGTTCCAGGATCTGATCATCCTCGGGTCGCTCGTCACGATCAGGACCATCGTGGGTTACTTCCTCGGGAAGGAAGTGAAGGAACTCCCCGAGGAACGAAAAATGTAA
- a CDS encoding bis(5'-nucleosyl)-tetraphosphatase, translating into MAKERSCGAVVVRQDTDLQYLILQYGAGHWDLVKGHGERGESEEETVLRELEEETGITRAEFVPGFREEVHYFFQRRAHTVYKEVVYYLIKTPEEEVTLSDEHIDYRWLPYGEAQQTITFANSRRVVEGAHAHLKATRNPKNA; encoded by the coding sequence ATGGCAAAAGAGCGTTCATGCGGGGCAGTCGTCGTCCGACAGGATACGGATCTCCAGTACCTCATCCTCCAGTACGGGGCCGGGCACTGGGATCTGGTGAAAGGGCACGGTGAGCGCGGCGAGAGCGAGGAAGAGACGGTGCTTCGCGAACTCGAGGAGGAGACCGGGATCACCCGCGCGGAGTTCGTCCCCGGGTTCCGCGAGGAGGTTCACTACTTCTTCCAGCGCCGGGCGCATACGGTCTACAAGGAGGTCGTCTACTATCTGATCAAGACGCCGGAGGAGGAGGTGACGCTCTCGGACGAACATATCGACTACCGGTGGCTCCCCTACGGCGAGGCGCAACAGACGATCACCTTCGCGAACTCGAGGAGAGTCGTCGAGGGGGCGCACGCGCACTTGAAGGCCACGCGGAACCCGAAGAACGCGTGA
- the udg gene encoding type-4 uracil-DNA glycosylase — MAEETGSDVAIERLAAVIGECRKCPLWEDTHHAVPGEGNPRAELMLIGEAPGRQEDLTGRPFVGRAGKLLDGLLSGIGLSRDDVFIANIVKHRPPGNRDPGEEEIRACTPYLEEQIRIVGPKVIVMLGRHSSRYILSFLSVEFDRITEIRGTVYPGLLFGHPVRLIPTLHPAAALYNPGYRESLEEDFRIIGRELAAAGEFTRQD, encoded by the coding sequence ATGGCAGAGGAGACGGGGAGCGACGTAGCGATAGAGCGGCTTGCCGCCGTCATCGGAGAATGCCGGAAATGCCCCCTCTGGGAGGATACCCACCATGCAGTTCCGGGGGAGGGGAATCCCCGGGCCGAACTCATGCTCATCGGCGAAGCGCCGGGAAGACAGGAGGATCTCACCGGGAGGCCGTTTGTCGGCCGGGCGGGGAAGCTCCTCGACGGCCTCCTCTCGGGTATCGGTTTATCGCGTGACGATGTCTTCATCGCGAACATCGTCAAGCACCGGCCGCCCGGGAACCGCGACCCCGGTGAAGAGGAGATCCGGGCCTGCACCCCGTATCTTGAGGAGCAGATCCGGATCGTCGGGCCGAAGGTGATCGTGATGCTCGGCCGGCACTCGAGCAGGTATATCCTCTCCTTCCTCTCCGTCGAGTTCGACCGGATCACGGAGATCCGGGGGACGGTCTACCCCGGCCTTCTCTTCGGCCACCCGGTCCGACTCATCCCCACCCTCCACCCTGCCGCCGCGCTCTACAACCCGGGATACCGGGAGTCCCTGGAAGAGGACTTCCGGATCATCGGGCGCGAACTCGCGGCGGCCGGAGAGTTCACGAGACAGGATTGA
- the lysS gene encoding lysine--tRNA ligase — translation MSDMDHTCFDTAKIDKIQELRERGVTVYPYTFDRRDTVEEIKERFSTIEHDKSEEEVSTAGRVYVVRQHGKTIFADIGDSTGRIQIYLRKNDLGEEQFDLFRQYVDAGDIVGVVGHVFRTKMGEITVWVDRFELLTKSVCPLPEKFHGLKNVETRYRQRYLDLIMNEESRETFRTRSRILSLMRQFLFERDYLEFETPTLQPIYGGANARPFTTHHNALDQKLYLRIAPELYLKRLVVGGFEKVFELAKNFRNEDIDTNHNPEFSMVEIYEAYRDYNDMMDLTEEIFSFLAEKVLGTTTCTFAGHDLDFSRPWRRLTMEEAVREYAGIDFGAMSLEELRAFGFEHCVEGCESATTRGEYLVLFFEHFGEKHLIQPTFVYDFPIENSPLAKKHRSKEGMTERFELFIAGMEMANGFSELNDPLDQKARLELQDAKRRKGDLEAQMIDYDFINALGYGMPPTGGVGIGIDRLVMLLTGKDSIKEVLLFPQMKTIVPGQNGDGAEESGGEE, via the coding sequence ATGAGCGATATGGATCATACCTGTTTTGACACGGCAAAGATCGACAAGATACAGGAACTGCGCGAACGCGGGGTGACGGTCTATCCCTACACCTTCGACCGCAGGGATACCGTCGAGGAGATCAAGGAGCGGTTCTCCACGATCGAGCACGACAAGAGCGAAGAGGAGGTCAGCACCGCCGGCCGCGTCTACGTCGTCCGCCAGCACGGCAAGACGATATTCGCCGACATCGGGGACTCGACCGGCAGGATCCAGATCTACCTGCGGAAGAACGACCTCGGCGAGGAGCAGTTCGACCTCTTCCGCCAGTACGTCGATGCCGGGGACATCGTCGGCGTCGTCGGCCACGTCTTCCGGACGAAGATGGGCGAGATCACCGTCTGGGTCGACCGGTTCGAACTCCTCACGAAGTCGGTCTGCCCGCTTCCCGAGAAGTTCCACGGGCTCAAGAACGTCGAGACCCGCTACCGGCAGCGCTACCTCGACCTGATCATGAACGAGGAGAGCCGCGAGACCTTCCGGACGCGGAGCAGGATCCTATCGCTCATGCGGCAGTTCCTCTTCGAGCGGGACTACCTAGAGTTCGAGACGCCCACCCTGCAGCCGATCTACGGCGGCGCGAACGCCCGGCCGTTCACGACCCACCACAACGCCCTCGACCAGAAACTCTACCTCCGGATCGCGCCGGAACTCTACCTCAAGCGCCTGGTCGTCGGCGGGTTCGAGAAGGTCTTCGAGCTCGCAAAGAACTTCAGGAACGAAGACATCGACACCAACCACAACCCGGAGTTCTCGATGGTGGAGATCTACGAGGCCTACCGGGACTACAACGACATGATGGACCTCACCGAGGAGATCTTCTCGTTCCTTGCGGAGAAGGTGCTCGGGACGACCACCTGCACGTTTGCCGGGCACGACCTGGACTTCTCCCGGCCCTGGCGCCGCCTCACGATGGAGGAGGCTGTGCGGGAGTACGCCGGGATCGATTTCGGGGCCATGAGCCTCGAAGAACTCCGCGCGTTCGGCTTCGAGCACTGCGTCGAGGGCTGCGAGAGCGCCACGACCCGGGGCGAGTACCTGGTCCTCTTCTTCGAGCACTTCGGCGAGAAGCACCTCATCCAGCCGACGTTCGTCTACGACTTCCCGATCGAGAACTCGCCGCTTGCAAAGAAGCACCGCTCGAAGGAAGGGATGACGGAGCGGTTCGAACTCTTCATCGCCGGGATGGAGATGGCGAACGGCTTCTCGGAGTTGAACGATCCCCTCGACCAGAAAGCCCGGCTCGAACTGCAGGACGCAAAGCGCCGGAAGGGCGATCTCGAAGCGCAGATGATCGACTACGACTTCATCAACGCGCTCGGCTACGGGATGCCCCCGACGGGCGGCGTCGGCATCGGGATCGACCGGCTGGTGATGCTCCTCACCGGCAAGGACTCGATCAAGGAAGTGCTCCTCTTCCCGCAGATGAAGACCATCGTCCCGGGGCAGAACGGGGACGGAGCGGAAGAGAGCGGCGGGGAAGAGTGA
- a CDS encoding YwbE family protein gives MNGQNRAAIKPGMTVDIVLKRDQKTGKRTRGVVAEILTNSSFHPHGIKVRLRDGQVGRVQEIVG, from the coding sequence ATGAACGGACAGAACAGGGCCGCCATCAAACCCGGGATGACGGTGGATATCGTGCTCAAGCGCGACCAGAAGACCGGCAAGCGCACCCGGGGCGTCGTCGCCGAGATCCTGACGAACTCGTCGTTTCACCCGCACGGGATCAAGGTCCGGCTCCGCGACGGCCAGGTCGGGCGGGTGCAGGAGATCGTCGGGTAG
- a CDS encoding HAMP domain-containing sensor histidine kinase produces the protein MPVPEDWPFAYTLIAAILLIVIPAISLLAVYDYLQAEERMTSDLATLQGVTEKSIRESITDVDTGLKLFDDSLNLRLQRGFSLFLEEYERAGRDPSGMDLAGLKEELGEDMDFYVINANGVIEYTTHPPDRGLDFRKFPDFYEEVTRMRLGHEFSPDRVVYEHSTGQVRKFAYMPTPDHRYLFEIGLVPGASVEERNRVRSLESTREFVALNPYLDSVRVFDVFGNPVGDAGGSPGPGVRELVAGTIVPGRMDYEVRDEHGRQVRYLFVDLKDPDYPSDPSVVVELTYNTARIRSQLDRMLYSRAAVAFLAIILSSGIIFLVARRLTRPIEEIIDDVDIIAQGDLDHTVRVSATREVVRLERSINTMVANLKSGIQNLRKSEETIREYSEHLEEQVEARTAELKRSTEKANLYLDIMTHDIRNATNTASLYADLLMDELEGEQRGYTGKLQKSLRKNIEIIRNVNTIRQIQEEAVVLRPVALDPVIRAEIEHYPDVSITYAGTTATVLADDLVPEVFTNLIGNAEKFAGPGGQIVLRVEERGEEIEVSVEDGGPGIPDERKPYLFTRFSGGDGEKSGRGLGLYICRMLIERYGGKIWADDRVEGRPEEGAAIRFTLRKAA, from the coding sequence ATGCCTGTTCCAGAGGACTGGCCGTTTGCATACACACTTATTGCCGCCATCCTTCTCATCGTCATCCCTGCAATCAGCCTTCTAGCGGTCTACGACTACCTGCAGGCTGAGGAGAGGATGACCTCGGACCTCGCCACCCTCCAGGGCGTCACCGAAAAGAGCATCCGCGAATCGATCACGGATGTGGATACCGGGCTCAAGCTCTTCGACGATTCGCTCAATCTGCGGTTGCAGAGAGGGTTCTCGCTCTTCCTTGAGGAGTACGAGCGGGCGGGACGCGATCCGTCCGGGATGGATCTCGCCGGGCTCAAAGAGGAGCTCGGCGAGGATATGGATTTTTACGTCATCAACGCAAACGGCGTCATCGAGTATACCACCCATCCTCCCGACCGGGGCCTTGACTTCAGAAAGTTCCCGGACTTCTACGAAGAGGTCACGCGGATGCGCCTCGGGCACGAGTTCTCCCCCGACCGCGTTGTCTACGAGCACTCAACCGGGCAGGTCCGGAAGTTCGCCTATATGCCCACCCCGGATCACCGCTACCTGTTCGAGATCGGGCTCGTGCCGGGTGCATCCGTCGAGGAGCGGAACCGGGTGCGCTCGCTGGAGAGCACACGGGAGTTCGTTGCCTTAAACCCTTACCTCGACTCGGTCCGCGTCTTCGATGTCTTTGGGAACCCCGTTGGGGATGCCGGCGGGTCCCCCGGCCCCGGAGTCCGTGAACTCGTCGCCGGGACGATCGTTCCCGGCAGAATGGACTACGAGGTGCGGGACGAGCACGGGAGGCAGGTCCGTTACCTCTTCGTCGACCTGAAAGATCCCGACTACCCGTCCGACCCGAGCGTCGTCGTCGAGTTGACGTACAACACGGCACGTATCCGGAGCCAGCTCGACCGGATGCTCTACTCTCGCGCGGCCGTTGCCTTCCTCGCGATCATACTCTCGAGCGGGATCATCTTCCTCGTGGCTCGCCGCCTCACGCGGCCTATCGAGGAGATCATCGACGACGTCGATATCATCGCGCAGGGGGATCTCGACCACACCGTCCGGGTCTCGGCGACCCGGGAGGTCGTGCGGCTCGAGCGGAGCATCAACACGATGGTCGCGAACCTTAAATCGGGCATACAGAATCTCCGGAAGTCGGAAGAGACGATACGGGAGTACAGCGAGCACCTGGAGGAGCAGGTCGAGGCGCGCACGGCGGAGTTGAAGAGGTCGACGGAGAAGGCAAACCTCTACCTGGATATCATGACGCACGATATCAGGAACGCCACGAATACCGCGAGCCTGTATGCGGATCTCCTCATGGATGAACTCGAGGGGGAGCAGCGGGGTTACACCGGGAAACTGCAGAAGAGTCTCAGAAAGAACATCGAGATCATCCGGAACGTCAACACCATCCGGCAGATCCAGGAGGAGGCCGTCGTCCTCCGGCCGGTCGCTCTCGACCCCGTCATCCGGGCGGAGATCGAGCATTACCCGGACGTCTCGATCACCTATGCCGGCACCACGGCTACCGTCCTCGCCGACGACCTCGTACCAGAGGTGTTTACGAATCTCATCGGCAACGCGGAGAAGTTTGCCGGCCCGGGAGGGCAGATCGTCCTCCGGGTCGAGGAGCGCGGGGAGGAGATTGAGGTCTCGGTCGAGGACGGCGGGCCGGGGATCCCCGATGAGAGGAAGCCATATCTCTTTACCCGTTTCAGCGGCGGAGACGGCGAGAAGAGCGGCCGTGGTCTCGGTCTCTACATCTGCCGGATGCTTATTGAGCGCTACGGCGGGAAGATCTGGGCGGACGACCGGGTCGAGGGCCGCCCGGAGGAGGGCGCAGCCATCCGGTTCACCCTCCGGAAGGCTGCCTGA
- a CDS encoding sensor histidine kinase — MTAAGGRSPRRFGTHLMLVMILITLPVIGLISALDYRQVAESLIAEEDRLREQTERGVIQSVCLVDAGLNLFDCTLDGQMEEAFVPVLAEYRRAGGDPGEMDLARVKAQLGDEVDVYIINGSGVIEYTTYPPDAGLDFKSIPYFYDRITEIRLGDTFTADRVVAEPASGRLRKYAYMPSPDHRYLFELGLVCSPAGMNRFEPKYQALQDDLMRLNPALEEIRIFDCYGRLVNATDSEIPVDPAAVDIVAREVYEEKRDRTIADPGAGRIVRYLFVDLSAAGSPSDTSRVVELTYTTAPLDARLAGIRLTHVFLGLFAGLAACCIAVPVSRQVTRPVRELVDDINTIAREDLDHRIRVSAGTEFTRLEESIGAMVDSLKENIRRLRASEETARDYSTRLEERVRERTAALDASNRAATLFLDIMIHDINNANTIAIGYTRFLADVLEGERREMAEKMLSRLERSSAIIGSVATHREALESGSALKRVDLDRVIRTEIANHPAARIRYEGRPIAVLADDLLSEVFANLIGNAVKFGDPSVGITVMVEDRGEVVLVSIEDTGPGIPDEKKQRLFTRFGGGDSAMSGLGLGLYICRMLIEHYGGKIRAADRVEGRPEEGTTVCFSLRKAPEE; from the coding sequence ATGACGGCGGCCGGGGGGAGGAGCCCGCGCCGGTTCGGCACGCACCTGATGCTCGTCATGATCCTGATCACGCTCCCGGTGATCGGGCTGATCTCGGCCTTGGACTACCGGCAGGTCGCGGAGAGCCTGATCGCCGAGGAGGATCGGCTCCGGGAGCAGACGGAGCGGGGCGTCATCCAGTCGGTATGCCTGGTGGACGCGGGTCTGAACCTCTTCGACTGCACGCTTGATGGGCAGATGGAGGAGGCATTCGTCCCGGTTCTGGCTGAATACAGGCGGGCGGGAGGGGATCCGGGAGAGATGGATCTTGCCCGTGTTAAAGCGCAGCTCGGGGATGAGGTGGACGTCTATATCATCAACGGATCCGGCGTCATCGAGTATACGACCTATCCGCCCGATGCCGGTCTTGATTTCAAGTCCATTCCTTACTTCTACGACCGGATAACCGAGATCCGGCTCGGCGACACGTTCACGGCCGACCGGGTCGTGGCGGAGCCGGCGAGCGGGCGGTTGCGGAAGTACGCCTACATGCCCTCTCCGGATCACCGTTACCTCTTCGAGCTCGGACTCGTCTGCAGTCCCGCCGGGATGAACCGGTTTGAACCGAAATACCAGGCGCTCCAGGACGACCTGATGCGGTTGAACCCCGCGCTCGAAGAGATCCGGATCTTCGACTGTTACGGCAGGCTCGTCAACGCGACCGATTCGGAGATCCCGGTCGATCCCGCCGCCGTCGATATCGTTGCCCGGGAGGTCTATGAGGAGAAACGGGACCGGACAATAGCGGATCCCGGAGCAGGGCGGATCGTCCGGTATCTCTTCGTCGACCTCTCCGCCGCCGGATCCCCCTCGGACACGAGCCGGGTCGTCGAGTTGACCTACACCACCGCCCCTCTCGATGCCCGGCTCGCGGGGATCCGCCTCACCCACGTTTTCCTCGGGCTCTTCGCAGGTCTCGCCGCCTGCTGCATCGCGGTCCCGGTCTCGCGGCAGGTAACCCGCCCGGTACGGGAGCTCGTCGACGACATCAACACCATTGCCCGGGAGGATCTCGATCATCGGATCCGGGTATCCGCGGGAACGGAGTTCACCCGCCTTGAAGAGAGCATCGGTGCCATGGTCGATTCGCTCAAAGAGAACATCCGGCGCCTCCGCGCTTCGGAGGAGACGGCACGGGATTACAGCACCCGGCTTGAGGAGCGGGTCCGGGAGCGGACGGCCGCCCTCGATGCGTCGAACCGTGCGGCAACCCTCTTCCTGGATATCATGATCCACGATATCAACAACGCGAACACCATCGCCATCGGGTATACCCGGTTCCTCGCCGACGTGCTCGAGGGAGAACGGCGGGAGATGGCCGAGAAGATGCTCTCCCGGCTCGAACGGAGTTCCGCGATCATCGGGTCCGTCGCCACCCACCGGGAGGCCCTGGAGAGCGGGAGCGCGCTGAAGCGGGTGGATCTCGACCGGGTGATCCGCACGGAGATAGCGAACCACCCTGCGGCCCGGATCCGGTATGAGGGGCGCCCGATTGCGGTCCTCGCCGACGACCTCCTCTCCGAGGTCTTCGCGAACCTCATCGGCAACGCGGTGAAGTTCGGCGATCCGTCGGTCGGGATCACCGTCATGGTCGAAGACCGCGGGGAGGTGGTGCTGGTCTCGATCGAGGACACCGGGCCGGGCATCCCCGACGAGAAGAAGCAACGTCTCTTCACCCGTTTCGGCGGCGGGGACAGCGCAATGAGCGGCCTGGGTCTCGGCCTCTACATCTGCCGGATGCTCATCGAACACTACGGCGGGAAGATCCGGGCGGCCGACCGGGTGGAGGGGCGGCCGGAGGAGGGAACAACCGTCTGCTTTTCACTCAGAAAGGCGCCGGAAGAGTAG